The genomic stretch GCTTGCGGTTGCTGAGGGGGAAGCGGTCAGCGCGGTGATAAATAAATaccttaaagaaaaaagaaaaaaacggattattgaaaaacacatttcaaaaaggCAATGTCAACTTTCTTACTAGAAAACCATAATGGGTATAATATTAgaaatcatatttaaaatatacaatTCTCATAAGCCATCATACAACTGTTTAGAgctgtatcattattattttcaaacaTACCGAGACATGCCGACACGCGTTGAAATTCATGACGGAAAAACTCTTGTACATCCCCCGGGACCGTCAAGTGTGGGACGAGGTCCACAACAAAAACCTACACAACATAATAATGGTTAATTACAAAATTATATTGACATGTACACATCAGCCTTGTTAAAAAGAATGCACAAATAACTTACCTGTGCAGTCGGCCAGACGTTGCAGACAGTGGCCAGGTACTGGCCAAAAGCGACGCCCCTTGCTCTGGCGTGTTGCTGGCCGTCAGGTTGTTTCCAGGGGCAATGACACAGACAGCATCAGGGGTCCGAGGAAGAACACCATGCTCAACCTCGGTCCTGAGCTGGGCTGCACACGCCCCCGGAGTGGACATGACGCCGAAGGTGTAGCGATCCTCTGGCATCGGCACAATCCCATCTGCAAGGGAGCGCAGATGGGATGCCCCTACAAGAAGAACAAGCTGGAACAAAAGACAGGAATTCTGTtaggctgaaaacaaacaattaaaacttCTAATCACCAGTGTGCTTTTATGAATTACACATACCTTCTTGTCTGGGACCTCGGCAGGAATGACTGATTTGTGCTGGTGCCCAGTGTGCGCAGAAATCGGCCATTGGTGCACTTTGTGGCACCATCCTGTGCCACAACCTGTTGATGAacataaaatgattttaaaagagGCCAACTTCAAACTTCAAGTATTTAACCACAATATGTAAACATTTCAAGACTATGgaaatacacatatttaagaGTTTAACTCTGTCATACACCACATAAATGAAATGCTGATTTTAAACATGGAAGACTACATACATGCACCAGCATCACTGGAGGCCACCTGAGGTGCAAGCGCCTCAGTCCGTCGCGCCGCCATCCTCCACTTAGCTGCCTCGGAGCGACGGTAGGACTTGCCACGGGGCATCTAAAAGTATAAAGACCCAGTCAATCAATTAAATACATTACACAACTTCAAATTCATTCATTACTTAGCATCTACAGAATGACAGTGAGTGGGTAAAAATACTGTTGCTATATATTGACATCTTGATAATGAAGTAGCAACAGCCTTATCTCCACAAGCACGTATGCAGCTTTAACTGTACTGAAACATGCTCAGTTAAACAACACTGCTGATAATGTCAGTTTATTGTATTGACATAAAGTCTTTGCCTGACAAAGCCAAAACAAATTCACCACCACACTGTATGTGCACATACTAACTACATTTGTCAGAATACACAATTAATATACACACGTTTGTAATCACATCAATTCTCTCCAAAAGGACGTATACAAATTTAAGTGCACAGtaatatactgtgtatatatacatatatacagcaCATGTCAAGGCTAGTGCCAGACCTCTCTGCTGTTCTTATTTCTTATATTTATTACTTAATATAAAACACAGCTAGAACCTCTGACTGAGAtttgattataaaaaaaaacaaaaaaaaaccctactgATAAAGTTTTTTGACTTGACAAAGCCAAAACAGTTTCACCACACTGCATTCTCACTTTTTCTTCAAATACTGTACACTTGTATCATTGAATCAATTATCTCCACAAACACATAAAGCTTTAATTGCATTAGGACGTGCTTTGTTAATCACAGAACATATCACAGCTATTCTCAGGCCTCTCTGCTGTTAATTTACTTCATGCAGAACACAGCTACAACCTCCGaggtttcagttaaaaaaagtcataaattaTAAAACTTTGTGACTATTAAACCCAAAACAAATTCACCACCACACGTAATTACTTGCCCATATTCAATTACTATACACACTTTTGCTTTCACACTGGACAGCAGAGGCTTAAAcaaagtatatttaaaaaaaaaaaaatagctgttaatattaattatttggATATACATCATTGCTGCACATATTGAATATTCCACAGCTTAATACTCCATAACTGTGAAACAACTAAtgtgagctcacacacacacacacacacacacacacacacacacacctcactcTCCTGCTGAGTCAGAGAATAATAGCTACTATGCTGAGCTACTGACAAAACATTGTAATTAATATAAAGTAGGTACATGCTTAGttcatacagacacacaaaagcaAGTGGCTGCCAAGTAGGCCCTACTGCTAACTAGCCACCTCTAGCTTTCTAAGCTCAGCTAGTCACAAAACATTGCAAATAATAGACTGAATATTCCACAACTTATCACTCCATAACTTTGAAACAACCAGTGTGAGCTCACACAACACCTACAACACCTCAGTCTCCTGGTGAGTCAAAGGAAGCTGCCGGCTAACTAGCCGTTAGGCTAACTAGCCGCTATGCTAGCTTACTAGGCTGAGCTCGTGACAAAACATTGCAATTAATTTACATTACTGTAGGTACACGCTTAGTTTatattagggatgtcccgatccgatcaCGTGATCGGAAATCGGGGCCGATCACGTGACTGCAGACTCGATCGGAACTCGGACGTTATGACCCAATCAGGGATTGGATTTATATAATATACATATAAGTATatttaaagtcattatttttatcaGATTTGTAATATATGGGCTATTGGTGATTCaaaataaattagaataaaatagtATTTACTAACACCGTTTACAGAGTCAGACCTTGTCTGTGTCAAACGGCACACAGCCAGACAGCCTCACAGAAACAACGCATGCGCAGAgcatgtcagtttgttttgaagCTGAGGCGCGTGCTATCATGTCTGCTGTGTGGAAATATTTCAAAGTGAACGACGAGAACGACGCAGTCGCAAACTGTCAGATATGTAAAATTGGGATATCGAGGGGTGGTAAGGACAAAGCTGCTTTTAACACAACAAACTTGATACGGcacttgaaaaacaaacacccgACGCAATATACAGAGTTTACACAGGCAACCAAGCCGAAGGTTAGCCAGCCCACAGTGGAAGAGGCTTTCAAGAAGCGAGAGAAAATGCCCCGCGACTGTGAAAAGGCGAAAAAGATAACAGAAAAGATAGCCGAGATGATAGCAATGAGTGACCAGCCACTCTCCCTGGTAGACGACCCGGGATTTGTCATGCTTATGGAGTATGTGGAACCACGATACGACATGCCCTCTCGACACTATTTCTCAGAAAAGGCTCTGCCAGCGCTCCAGAAAAAGATTAGCGACAAGCTACTTGTCCTATTGAAAGACGTGCCTGATGTCGCGTTTACCACAGATATCTGGAGTTCGTCTGTGTCTCCGATGTCACTACTGAGCCTCACTGCGCAATGGATCAACTCCAGTTTTGTTTTACGCCGTGCAACTTTGCATGCCCAGGAATTCCGTGGATCCCACACAGCAGAGCGCATCCAGCAGGCGATGGAGAAGATGCTTAACAACTGGGGAATAGACAAGAACCGAGTTCATGTCATTTTGCGCGATAACGCTGCAAATATGAAGAAAGCCATGCTGGATATGGGAGTACAGAGTGTGGGCTGTGTAGCGCATACATTCCAACTTGTCGTGCACGAGGGCCTGCTTTCCCAGCGCAGCGTCATAGACACACTGGCCAACGCGAGGAAGATTGTAGGCCATTTCAAGCACTCCCCGCTAGCCTACTTCCGTCTGGAAGACATCCAGATGGACTTGAACATGGATGTCAAGCGCCTGCAGAAAGATGTGCAGGTGAGATTCCTCTttccattatttatttttatccattATTACTATTTTATCCTATTATTTATTCCCATGCACTTTTTAGTACTAAATAAATACTTTGCTCTGCACCTGGCTTGCCAACACAATTTCTTTGTCATAGTCAacgtcaactttatttataaagcacatttaaaaactacatcggtcgaccaaagtgctgaacactaataaaaacaaataataacaacataGCCATAAGAAGACAGAGTCTATCCATTGCACAGCCATAATACTACTCTgcacaaaaataaagtgaatgAAAGCACACTCttaatgatattttatatttattatgtgCAGACGAGATGGAACAGCAGCCTCTACATGCTGCAGAGTCTGTTGGAACAAAAACGGGCCCTCAGTGTGTATGCTGCTGAACGCACTCTACCAGCGACACTGACAGTCAACCAGTGGGAGCTGATGACGAAGACAGCAGAGGTGCTTGTTCCCTTTGAAGAGCTGACCAGGGATGTGAGCAGAGAGACTGCATCTGCAGCTGATGTGTTGCCTGCCATTACAGgtcattttttatcattttgtattgtaacattttatttatattgttaGTTTGAAACAAACCATCATCCcttccattcattcattcattcattcattagtcCTCAGACGTGTTCTGTCTCGAGAGGAAGAGCATGACCAGGGAATCAGGACCATGAAGAGGACTCTCCTGGAGGCAGTGGAGAAACGCTTTGCTAATGTGGAAACAGAGCCACTCTTCTACATGGCCACTCTACTCGACGCCAGATACAAAGATGGGCAAGTACAGTTAAATTAAAATGGACCTTTTGTGCAACATGATCATTATAAAGTCATCACCACACACCGGAATTAAGCCAATATTTTATTTCCCTTTCAATGTAGAGTTTGTTATATTGTTAGATTTTTAACTGTATATTTATTGAGTACATGTGTAATTTAGTTGCCTATGCTGTGCTATGTGGTGTGTCTTTCTTAggttgttttaaattgtgtgtaatgttacatttatctttttttagtTTCTTCACCAAGTCAGCCCACCTGACGCTTGCCAAAGACCACCTCATCCAGGAGGTGGCAAAGAAgacggaggagaggagggcCACCACCAGCAAAGAGCCAGAGGCAGCAGAGCCAGTGAGNNNNNNNNNNNNNNNNNNNNNNNNNNNNNNNNNNNN from Epinephelus moara isolate mb chromosome 4, YSFRI_EMoa_1.0, whole genome shotgun sequence encodes the following:
- the LOC126388596 gene encoding zinc finger BED domain-containing protein 4-like — encoded protein: MIFYIYYVQTRWNSSLYMLQSLLEQKRALSVYAAERTLPATLTVNQWELMTKTAEVLVPFEELTRDVSRETASAADVLPAITVLRRVLSREEEHDQGIRTMKRTLLEAVEKRFANVETEPLFYMATLLDARYKDGFFTKSAHLTLAKDHLIQEVAKKTEERRATTSKEPEAAEPDEHGRRQRCWSPPTPPLPPPRLTEAEELVLSQVTE